From Halorussus lipolyticus:
GGGTCGGGCACGTCGATGTCGGCGTCGCCGGGGTCGCCGACCTCGGACCCGGACGAGAATTCGAGGCCGTACTCCTCCTCGACCTCCTCGCGCTCGTCTTGGTCGAACTCGTACATCTCGTCGCCAGCGCCGGCGGTGCCGATGTCCGGGCCGTCGTCCTCAGCGTCGGTCTCCGGGGAGAACGCCTCGTCGGTCGAGGACTCGTCTCCGGTCTCGACGGTCGGCGGTTCGTCGTCGCCGATTTCGTCCTGTAACTCGGCGGCGTCGTCCGCGTCCTCGACCTTCGTGGTCTCGGTGTCGGTCTCCGCAGGTTCGCCCGCCTCGGTCTCGACGGTGCTGGTCGGGGCCTCGCCGAGGCCGGTGTCGTCCTCGGCGGTCGTCCCGGTAGTTGTCTCGGTTTCCGGTTGGGTGGCTGTCTCAGCTTCCGGTTCGGCGGCCGTCTCGCCCGCCGATTCAGCGGCCGTCTCGGTTGCGGGTTCGGGTGCGTCCCCGAGACCGTCGTCCGTCTCCTCGGCAACTTCTTCAGTGCTTTCGGAAACAGTTTCCGTACTTTTGGAAACAGATTCCGTGTCTTCGGCAATCGATTCCGTTCTTTCGGTCGCCGCTGGCGTCGTTTCCGTGGCTTCGGTCGCCGGTTCTTCGCTCTCGGTCTCCAACTCCGAGATGTCGCCCGTCTCGCCCGCCTCGCCGTCGCCGATCAGCGAGTAGTCGAGACTGACGGCCACCTCGTCGCCGCCCTCGCCGGGCGCGAGTTCGAGCGGTCCCACGTCGTCGGCCGAAATCTCGCCCGCGACGACGCGGGCCGAGTCGATGGCGAGGTCCCAGACCTCCGCGAGGTAGGCTTTGGTCGTGCCGTAGTGGTCCAGCGCCAGCGGGATGCCCGAGGCCAGTCCCGAATCCACGGCGTTGGCCTCCAGCGCCACCCGGAGCGCGTCGCCGCGCTCGCCCGAGTCGATGGCGTCGGCGAACGTCGAGACCCGCGAGAGGGTCTGCTCGGCGGTCTGGACCACCCAGCGGTCCCGCGTCTCGGCGTCCACCTCGTTGATGGACTCGGGTCGAATCGAGGTGAACACCCGGTCGGAGTCCTCGGGTTGGAAAGTCCTCGCTTTGCCCGTCACCGCGACGAACGCGGGCGGGTTGGCGTTTTCGAGGAAGGCCATCTCGTCGGGTTGGTACTGGCCCGCGTAGAGGACGAACGCGCCGGTCGGGTCTACGACTCTGCCCCGAAGCACGTCGTCGCTGACCTGTTCGACTTCGGTCAGGACCCCGACCACGAACAGGCGATTGATTCGCGCGCCGGTCGGCGTAATCACGTAGTTGGGGGCGCGCTCCTCGTCGCTCTCGGAGTAGTCGAAGTTGGCGTCGTCGTACTCGCCAGCGAAGACGCGCCACGCGACTTCGCGTCTGCCCGCGCCGCCTTGGTCGGACCCGGAGTCGCCGTCACTCGCGCCGTTTCCGTTGGCACTCATTCTGCCACCTCCGCGAGGAGGGCCTCGGCACGCTCGGCCGGCGAATCGTCGGACACCGCGAACTCCGTGACTTCGAGGTTCGCGCCGTAGTCGTCAACCGAGAGGTTGCCCCGGACGCGGTACTCGTGGCCCACGATTCGCTCTCGAATCGCGTCGGCGACGACTTCCTTGTCCATGGCCTCGCGGGCCTGTTCCTTGGCGTCCGCGACGCCGCCGCCGTAGACCTCGGCGGTGCGCTCGTCGTCCAGCACCGCGGTCACGGTGCCGGTGCCGTCGTCGAGGATGGCCTTCACGCGCAGGTCGTCTTGGCCGTCAACGTCGCCGTGGCTTCGACACTGGCCGTTCTGGATGACCCGGCCGCACTCGGGGCACCGCTCGATGAGGCCCGACCCGTCGCGGACCGCCACGACGTTGCCGACGATTTCCACGTCGTAGGCCCCGCCGGTGCCGACCGCCTCGCTGACGGTCATCCGGGTGCCGGTGTCGCTGACTGCCAGTTCGCGGTCGAGGGGCGCAACCGACGTGAACTCCGAGAGGTTGACCGACGGGACCCCGCGGAACTCCCGGACGTACACGTCTTCGAGGCGCATCGTCGCGCCCTCTGCGACCTCGGGCCGGGCCTCCCAGTCGGTGAACGGGAGGCGGGCCGACTCGTCGGCGAGGACGCCACTCTTGATTTCGGTCTCGCCGTCTCTGCCGTCGATGGTCTTCTGCTCGACTTCGACCACCTCGACTTCGAGGGTGATGCCCCTGTCGCCGGGTTCGAGGTCCGCGAGGTCCGCGTCCCCGCCGACCGGGTAGGGCACGTCGATGTCGTCCTCGAAGGCGACGTTGGTACTCTCGCCGAGGTTCAACTCGGGGTCGCCTTCCCACTCGCGGACGCCGGCGTTGCCCGCCGTGATGGTGTCGCCCGCCGAGAGGCCGAAGTCCTCCCACGCGGTGTAGGAGATTTTCCCGGACTCGTCGGCGAGTTCGCCCTCGTGGATGACCTGCTCGTTGCCCTGATACCGAATCGAGCGCGTGCCCACCGTCAGCACCTTGCCGGTGACGGTGACACTGCTGTCGTCGGTCGATACGTCGGCGATGTCCACCTTCGAGGGGCCGTCGGAACTCCCGCCGCCATCGCCGTACTTTCGCCGGAGGCTCTGTTTGGCCTCCTCGACCGGCACGCTGTACTCTACTAAGTTTTCGAGGTCCGCCTTGACCTCCTCCTTGTCTACGCCGAGGTCGGAGGCTAGCTCCTCGGCATGGTCGTCCAAACTCATCACTCGAAGTTGGCCCGGATGGATTAAAAGTGTTCGTCACGGGGCCGAACCGTTGGGCGTTACCGGCGCGCGGCGGCGTCCGGCAATGCGTCCTCGCGGACCGCCGTGAGGATGTAGATGTCCTGCTCGGGCATCCCCGGCCTCTCGGCGACGACGCCGTACCCTCGTTCCGCGAGCAGTCGCTGGACCTCGTTGGTCGGCGCGTCCAAGTTACCGTGCGTCTCGACGATGATGACTCGCGGGTCGCTCTGGAGGTTCCGCAACACGGCCGTCTCGGCCCCCTCGCAGTCCATCTCCAGCACGTCGCACTCGGGGAGGGTTTCGGCCGAAATCGCCTCCGCCTCGCCCGTGACGCCGAAGACGTTCCGGTCCTCCTCAACTATCGCGTGGTTGACCGTCACGTCGTCCGCGACGTCGTTCACCTCGAGCGTCCGGTCGATGTTCGACAACTGTCGCTGGGCCGCCTCGTAGACGGTGACGTGGCCGTCGCCGTCCGCGACCGACTCGGCCGCGACAGTCGCCGAAACCCCCGCTCCGCCACCGAGAATCAGCACGTTGTCGTCGGGTTCGACGTGCGCCCGGAGCGCCGCGACGATTGGTTCCTCGTACTCGGGCTTGTCCTCCCACTTTTGGATGGTCGCCGCCGGCACGAACGAGTCCAAGACACGGCGCTCGTCCACCTTGACGCCGTTGTACTCGACGTACTCGCCGGACCGGGGGACGAACGGTCGCAGGAGTTCCTCGTACCCGAACTGGACGCCCATCTTCGCCGTCCCGACCACTCCCTCGTTCCGGAGACAGTCGGCCACGCCGTCGATAATCTGTCTCGAATTCAGCGACAGCGTTTTGCTTGCGCCCCACGCCGATTCGGCCGCGATACCGAGTGCAAACCCGATAACAGCGAGAATACCCGTTTTGAGCGTTTCCAACCGTGTTCCGTTTGATTCGTCTCGTAACATATCTCTCGGCTTTCTGCCGCCGTCCGGCAGATACGCGAACTCAGGGGAGCGGTCTCCTTTGTTATGGGCAAAGAATCGAAACGGTAACGAGGACCATACGGAACTCCCGCGGACGCGCTCGTCAGAGACGGTCCGTTACTCCGGTCGGCGAAACCCGCGAGACGGGACAAGACGCCGTTACGTGCCGGACCCGCCGGTCAACGAAGCCGAACCGGCCAGTGGAACGAGACCGAAATCGAGGAGTTCCGGTACTCGACCACGGCCCACGCGAGCAGAGTCAACGCCAGCACCAGCGCGACCAGCGCGTCGGCGAAGGTCATCCAGAGCGGGAGGACGAACGCGATGCTGTTGGTGACCTTCCGGGGCGTGAACCCGGCGACAGAGGTGGTGACGTTCTGGTCGTCGGTCTCCTCGGTCCCCCGAGATTGCAGGCCCGCCTTCGCCGCGCTCGGGCCGCCGGCGCTCTCGTCGCCGGTGCCGAGGCGTTCGGCCTCGTAGGGCGCGTAGAAGTCGATGCTCCAGACGACTGCGCCGGACTCGTTGACCTCCAGCACCCGGTGGCTGTTGGTGTCCGAGACGAGCGTGTTGCCGTTGGGCAGGCGGTCGGCGTCGCGGGGCCACTTCATCTCGTCGTCGGACCAGACCCACGACTGGACCCACTCGCCGCGCCCGTCCTCGCCCTCCTCGCGCTGGTACTCCACGATGCGGTCGTTGAGCGAGTCGGCGACCAGCACCGCGGGTCCGCCCTCGGAGTCGTTGATGTAGTCGGGGTTGTGCTGTTCGTAGAGGACGCTGTAGTCGTCTTCGCTCCCGAGCGTCCAGTTCTCTTGGATGCCAGTTTCGGGGTCCACGAAGACCACCGAGTCCTGATTCCGGAGGCTCAGCATGATTCGCCCGTCGTCCAGACGCTCCACGTCGTTGAGATGCGCCCAGTCCTCTGGGTAGGGACCGCCGCCCGAGAGGGGGTAGGCCTGCTTGGTGGACCACTCCCACGTTGTCATCCCCGTGGTGGTGTTGACGACGTAGGCCTCGTCGGTGTTGATGGCCCCCACGAGGAGCCTGTTCTTACCGATTCGGTCCACGTCGTGCCAGTTCGCGCCGCGGTCCTGCGGGATGATTCTGTCGTAGATTCGGGTAACCTCGCCGGTCGTGAGGTTGACGCGCTCGACTGCCGAGACGGTACACTTGCCGTTGCAGTCGTCGCCGTCGTAGTTGCGTTCGGCGACGTACTCGACGGTCATTCGGGTACCCTTCACGGAGTCCACGTCGAAGTAGCCGTGGAAGGTGTCGTTGTGATAGATGACCTCGCCGCCGGGGCCGAACGCGACCAACGCGGCCGACTCGCCTTTCATCCCGTGGCCGGCGACGACAGTGACGTTCTCGCGGGGCGGGACCACCGAAGCGCGCTGGTCGGCCCCCAAGTCGCTCTGGCGCTCGTAGGTCGTCACCGCGGCGTCGGCGGGCGACGAGAGATAGCTGTAGCCCAGCGTGCTGGCGCAGACGAGGACGACGACGGCGAAGATAACCCGGTAACGGCGCACACCCTAACGTCCATCTTGGACGACATAAATCGACCGAAAGCGGTTTTCCCGGCCGACGAGTAGCAGGGGTATGCGCGTGGTCGTCAACACAGCGATGAGTGCCGACGGCAAACTCTCCTCGCGTCAGCGCGAGCAGATAGCCATCAGCGGCCCGGACGATTTCGACCGGGTAGACGGCCTCCGGGCCGGGAGCGACGCCGTGATGGTCGGCATCGGCACGGTACTGGCGGACGACCCGCATCTGACGCTGGACGACCCCGAGCGCCAGTCGGCCCGCCGGGACCGCGGTGAGTCGGCCCACCCCATTCGGGTCGTGGCCGACTCGAAGGCCCGGACGCCCACCGACGCCCGGATTCTGGACGATTCGGCGACGACGTACCTCCTCGTGTCCGAGTCCGCGCCGACAGAGCGAATCGAGGAGTTGACCGGGACCGGCGCGCGACTCATCACCGCGGGCGACGAGCGAGTCGAGTTGGACGCGGCGCTCTCGGCGCTCGACTCCGAGGGCATCGACCAACTCATGGTCGAGGGAGGAGGCGAACTCATCTTCTCGCTGTTCGAGGACGAACTGGTTGACGAACTCCGGGTGTTCGTCGGGTCGAAGGTCATCGGCGGCCGGGACGCTCCGACGCTGGCCGACGGCGAGGGGTTCGTCGCAGAGTTCCCCGAACTAGCACTGGACGACGTGGAACGAATCGACGACGGGGTCCTGCTTCGGTACGCGGTGGGCTAACTACCCCTCGACGTGTTCGATGGTCAGCGTGTGACCGGTCCGCTGGCCGTGGTCGATGAGGACCTCCGCGGGTTTGGCGTCGTCGTTGTTGACGAGTTTCTCGAACGAACAGTCACGACAACGCACCCGGATTTTGGTCTCATCGTCGGACATTTCGGTCGCTCGTACCCTCGTTCGAAACCACTTGGTGAGTTATTGTTGCCTGCCATAGTAGGCCATTTTTAAACAGGAGTGAAACATAAACTCAGCTATCGGTCTGCAGTCTGGAAATCGAAAGCCGAACGTAATCGCGGAAAAAGCGGCAAAAATCGGAGTTTCGTCGTATTCCGGAATCTATCGGCGTCCGACAGGATGCTGTCCGGCGGTAGTTAGTGCGAGTGACCGGTCATCTCGCCGAACGTCTGTCCGAATCGCTCCTCGAATAGGTCCATCGTCTCGGCTTCGAGGTCCTGAACGTGCTGGTCCGGTTCCTCCGGCGCGTGGTGGACGAGGGCGTGGGCCTGCTGTGCGAACGACAGCATCGTCAGGTCGCCCAGTACTTCGGTGTCGGTCTCGCTCTCGTCCTCGCGGAGGAGGTCCACGACCCCTTTCGGGAGCGTGAGGTCTTCGGTGTCTCCGTCGGGCGATTCGATGGTGTACGTCACCGTCTCAACTTCGTTGTCGGCCATACCCGTCTTTCCTCGGGCGGACGTAAAGAAGTGCGGGTACCGGTCCGAGCAGTCCGGTCGGACGTGACTCGATTCGGGTCCCGCGTCCTCGAGCGACTGACCCATCGGCGGGCATTTGCGCTCGAAATATCGGCGAGGACGACGAGTTTCGGCCTCGTACCCGACCGTCCTCGGTAGGCCGTCACCCGCCCTGCGTCTCGGTGGCGTTCACGATGACTTCCTGCGTCGTGGTGGTCTCGTTAGCCGTCGTGGTCACGTCCGGGGGCGTCGTGGTCGTCGTTTCTCCGGCGGTGGTCGTCTCGGTTGTCGTCGTTCCGGACGTAGTGGTCGTTTCACCAGCAGTGGTCGTTTCACCAGCAGTGGTCGTTTCGGCCGGAGTGGTCGTTTCCCCGGCAGTGGTGGTCTCGGTCGTCGTCGTTTCGGTCGTGGTCTCGGTGGTTGTCGTCTCAGTCGTCGTTTCTTCTGCTGGGGTCGCAGTCTCCTCGTCTGTGGTCTCGGTCGTCTCCCCGCCAGCACCCTCCCTCGCCCGTCCTGCTCCTCGCCGAATCGGCGCTTCGAGCAGGCCGAGTCCGTTGTCGAAGAAGACGGCGTCGGTGGTGAACGAGTAGGTCTGTCCGTCTTGGAGCAACCCCTCCCGCAGGAAGACGAGTTCGTAGTTGCCCGGCCCGCAGTCCTGATAGTGGACGAGGTAGCCGTTCCAGTCGGTCGGGTCCACGACCGCACCATCGCCCGAATCCGGACTGGCCGGGTCCACGTAGCCGAGAATCTGGTTGACCGTCGGCTGTTGGACACGGCTCACGGACTGGAACGCGATTCCGGGTTTGTAGCTATCCACGAACACCAGACCGGTGTTCGGTTCCTGTGCGTTCTCTTGCATCATGTCCTCCGTGGCGCTCGCGCGCTGAATTCGTCTAGGCTATGCGAGCCTCCATGTATCGTGACGCGGTGATGGAACATCACCCGCTGTCGCCACCGCCGCCATTGTCGCCGCCGTCGCCGCCACCGCCACCATTGTCGCCGGATTCGATAGTCGCTTCGAGCAGTCCGAGTCGGTTGCTGAAGAAGACGGCGTTGGTGGTGAACGAGTAGGTCTGGTCCTGCTGAAGCAGTCCCTCTCGCAGGAAGATGACATCGTAGTTGCCCGGCCCACAGTCCTGATAGTGAATCATATAGCCGTTCCAGTCGTCCGGGTCCACGACAGCACCCGGCGACGCGTCCGCGTCGTTCGGATTGGCCGGGTCCACGTAGCCGAGAATCTGCTCGACTGTCGGTTGCTGGAGGCGGCTCACCGGACTGAAACTAACGCCCGGTTTGTAGTCGTTGACGAATACCAAGGCTGTGTTCGGTTCCTGCGCGTTTTCCTGCCCGATGACGCTCCCGCTCCCGGCGAGTCCGAGCGCGACTGCACTCGACGCCAGCACGCCCTTCTTCATGAACGACCGTCGCGTGTCGTCGGTCTCGTCTGCTTGGTTTTCCCGTGTCATAGTTTCTCTCCCCCTTCTCGGGGCGTCCATAACGTGTGACTGACTACTTTATAAAAAAGGACGACTGTTCTAAGAGAAATGCATTATTTCTATAGTTCAAGAAGTAGTATTATCTATTAATCTCTTGTAATATCTGTTGCTATCTCCCTATTCAGGAGTTCCACTAAGTCAATCCGAGATAGTGTCGTCGTCAGCAAGCCGTTCCGCGTCCCAGTCGTCCGTTTCGCGTCTGCCGAGGAGGAACGCGCCGAACCGCGACCGTTGATTCTGAAATCCGTCGGCGGCGTCGTCCGTGCTATTCGGTCGGTAACCCGCGAGGCCGTCGCCGACACTAACGGTTGAAATACTATAATTTGTGTTTCTATGCTTCTGGTGGGGATTTTCGACTCAACCGAGCAATTACCTCTAGTTATACGGCGTTAGCACGAGGATAACTCCGTGAACGGTCGGGAGTCACTATCCCTCGGTGGAAAGTGTAACCCGACATGCGCGACGTTGGGGGGAGAACGAAGTGATTCCGAGAAGCGAACACCGTCGAGTGGGAGCACTCGCTATCGTCGCAGTGCTCCTCGTCGCGGGAGCGGGAGTGGCAACGACCGGAGCGACAGTCTCGAACGACGCTGTCCGCGTGCAGGAGACGACCACGACCACTGCGTCGCAGGGGGCGGACTTCGCGTTCGAGAACCTGACAGCGCCGGAGCGAGTTCGTATCGGCACGAACTACACTGTCTCGGCGACTATCGTCAACAGCGGCGACGCACTGGTTGCGAGACAGGTCAGCTATCGCATCGCCGGGAACGTCATCGAGGCCCAGATGGTCGATGTTCCCGAGAACGGGACCGAGACGATACAGTTCAACGTCACGGCGAACGACACGGCCGGGTTCCCCGCGGGAACGTTCACACACGGGGTGTTCAGTGGGGGAGTCGCGGCGACCGCTAATCTGACGCTGGTCGAGGAGACCACCGCCGAGACCACGACGACCACCGCAACGACGACCGAAACCACCCAGACGACCGCCGCACCGACGACCGTAGAGACGACCCAAGCGACCACGACGATTGCGCCGGCAACCGAGACGACCACGGCTGGGACGACCACTGAGGCGAACGCGACGACCACCGAGGAGACAACGACAGAAGCAGAGACAGCGACCATCACCTTCGAACCGCAGGACTCGAACGGAAGCACGGTCACCGTCCAGTCCGTGACCCTCCCCGAAGGAGGCTTCGTCGTCGTTCACGATAGCGACGTCATCGAAGGCGAGGCCGTCGATAGCATCCTCGGCCGGTCCAGTTACCTCGCGCCCGGTCTGAGCGAGAACGTCACGATAGAACTCGACCAGTCGCTGGACCAGTCCCAGCGCCTCGTCGCCATCACGTACCGGGACTCGAACGACAATCAGACGTTCGACTTCGTGGAGTCCAACCGGACGGAGGACGGCCCGTACACGAAGCTAGATTCGAGAGAAGCGGTCAACGGCATCGCCGTCGTGGAAGTGACCGACGAGACGGCCAACGCGACGACCGAATCCTAATCGCTCAGTCGTCGCCCGCCGCGGCCTCGGTCGCAGTTTCTTCGGTTTCGAGTTCGGCAGTTTCGAGATAGTCGTCGGCGTCGAGCGCGGCCTTACAACCCATTCCCGCGGCGGTCACGGCCTGCTGGTAGTGGTAGTCCACCACGTCGCCCGCGCCGAAGATGCCGGGCACGCCGGTCTTGGTCTGGCCGCCGCCCTTGCCGCCCTCCGTCTGGATGTAGCCCGCGTCGTCCATCTCGACCGCAGTGTCTTCGAGGTAGTCGGTGTTCGGCGTGTGACCGATTGCGAGGAAGACCGCACCCACGTCCATCTCGAACTCCTCGGTCTCGGGGTCGTCCAACTTGTCGGTCGGGTACCCCTCGGGGTTGCGCACGAGGTCCACGGTATCGACGCCCTCCTCGACCGACCCGTGAATCTCGGTGACTTCCGCGTTCCGGACGATTTCGATTTCGCCCTCCTCGACTTTCTCCTGCACGCGGTCTATCCAGTAGTCTTCTGCGCGGAACTCCTCCCGGCGGTGGACCAGATACACCTTCGAGGCGAACTTGGTCAGGAAGTTGGCCTCCTCCATCGCGGCGTCGCCGCCGCCGACGACCAGCATCTCCTCGTCGCGGAAGAACGCGCCGTCACAGGTCGCACAGGTCGAGACGCCGTAACCCATCAGGTCGTCCTCGCCGGGGATGCCGAGAGTCCGGGCGCTCGCGCCGGACGCCGCGATGAAGGCGTCCGCGGTGTACACGTCGCCGTTCGAGAGTTCGACGCGGTAGGGTCGTGACGAGTCGTCTACCTCCTCGATGACGCCGTTTTTGACCTCGGCCCCGAATCGCTGGGCCTGCTCTTTCATGTTGTTGATGAGGTCCGGGCCACTGATTCCCTCGGGGAATCCGGGGTAGTTCTCCACGTCGGTCGTCAGCGTGAGTTGACCGCCGGGTTCGTCGCCCTCCAGCACCAGCGGGTCGTTGTTCGACCGTGCGGCGTAGATGGCCGCAGTCAGGCCCGCGATGCCGCTCCCGGAGATGATGAGCTTTCGGTGTTCGACGCCACCATCCGGGGCCGCGATACCCAGTTTCTCGTCCAACTCGCCGGACTCGTCCAAGGCTTGGGTGTCGTCCCACCCACCGACGAGTTCGTCGTCGATGAACACCTCGGGCGCTGTCTGGCGACCGTTCGCCCGCTCGACCATCTCGTCGAATCGCTCGTCGTCGCCGGTCACGTTGTACGTCTCGTACTCGACGCCCTTGGAGTCGAAGAGGTCCTTGGCCTTCTCGCAGTAGGGACACTCCTCCTTGCAGTAAATCTCGACGTGCGGGTGTTCGCTCATGGTGCAATATTGCCCTTCGGGGGGTATTTAGCTTGTGTTGTCGCGTCGGGTTTCCGGTTTTGGGCCGAGGACCCGCGTAGGTTTTTGAGTGAAGACGGGCCAAGGAGGTTCCGTGATGCTCTGATCGCCGATAACCGGTGGAGACGCACACGACGAGACAGTCGCACGGGAAGAACGGCTACGAAAGGCCGCGGAACGACGCGAACTCGACCCCGATGCACTCGAACGAGCACACGAAGACGCCCAGTTAGTCCTCGAACAGACGCTTCAGTTGTTCTCAGACCTCTCGGACAAGTCGTTTCGACTCGTTCGACTCAACGCGCTCATTCTCACGATGCTAATCGCAATCGCATCGCAGGTCCGCGTTCGAGAGTACGTCAATATCTTGTCTGTGGCCGCGATACTGCTGTTCGTTACGTCCTCGGTCTGTGCGCTGGTCGGCTACCTCTCGACAGCGGTAGACCGGGGAATCCACACCGGGACCTTCGACAAACTCACGACCTACAAGCTACGCGAGGACGAGTATCTGAACTGGGTCCTCACGCTCGGGTATCCCGACTGGATAGGTGACGCCGTAACGAAAGCGGAGTACAAAGAACAGTGGGTCCGGCGGTCGTTAGTCGCGTTCCTCGCGGGAACGGCGGCGCTCCTCGCCGGAATCCTTTTCGCGCTTTACTGATAACGACGACGTATGACAGACGAACGAGACGACGAGGACGTGCGAATTCGGCCCGAAGACCTCGGGAAACCGGGTGCAACGACGACTGGCGTCAAACGTAACCGCGAGGACGAACAGACCGACGACTGAAACGCTCCCGAAGCCCTTACCTCGCTCCTACTCGTCTCCCCGGACATGGCCGCCGACCTCGAGGAGAAGACCGACCGATACGAGGGCCTGCTCGCGGAGGCCCTCGACGCCGCCGAAATCGCGCCGCCAGACGACACCCCGATGGGCGAGTCTGCCGCCGAGTGTCTGGAGATGGCGACCTCCTACCTCGAAGACGGTCGGCACTTCCGCGAGCAGGGCGACCCCGTGAACGCGCTGGCGTCCTTCTCCTACGGTCACGCGTGGCTCGACGCCGGCGCTCGGGTCGGCCTGTTCGACGTGCCCCGCGAGGGGCACTTGTTCACGGTCTGAGTTCGCCCACGAACGAGACCAGCCAACACCCCGTGGAACTTTAGAACGTGCAAGCCGTCTAACCGATAGCTATGGAGGACGCACCGGGGTCGTCAGGAGTGTTGCGCCTCGAAATGGACAGTTCGCTCGACTGGGTGGCAGTCGCGCTCGGGGTGCTCCTCGCGGGCATCCACGTCTACCTCGGGGTGACGACCGACCAGTCGCCCTTCGTCGTGGTCGGGGCGGGGTTCCTGCTTGGCGTGGTGTTCTTCCTGACTCGGTACTGGCGGCCCGTCCTCTACCTCCTCGGGGTCATCTACGCCCTCGTGCTGGGGTTCATCTGGCTCCTCAACGGGATGGAGTACCGGACCATCGGTCTCGTGACCGGCGCGATTAGCGTCGCCTTCCTCGTCCTCATCAGTTACCTGTTCGCGCGCGAGGGCGGTCTGGTCTGACGGCACCGGCCCTAACGGCCGCCAGCGCGCTAACAGCCGACGACAGCCGCTACCGTCGTCTCGGCGCGTGTAGCAACCCCTACAATCGGTAAAGAAATAAGATTATTTGCTTCGACCACCCGAAGAAACTTCTCGGACTGCTCACTCCGAGGAGCGCCGTTTCTCGGTCCGGCGCTCGCTCCCGTGGCCTCGGCGACTCCCGTAGCGCCGGTCGCGTTCGCTGGTGCCCTGCGCGCCGCCGTGGCGGTGTTCGCGCTCGCCGCCAGTCCCCTCTCGGAAGGTCGAGTCCCGCGGGTCGGAGTGATGGGACGAGTCGCCGCGCTGTCCCGTCTCTCGGCCGGAGATTCCCTCCTCGCGGTGGCTCCCGCGCTGACTGCCGGTGCGCGACGACCCGGTGTCGTGGCTCTCGCTCCCGCTTCGCTTCCGACGCTGGCGGTCCTCGCTCGCCGACCCCTCGCTGTCGGACCGGTCGGTCTTATGGACGTTGACAGTCCGGTTGCTCCCCCACCGGTTCGCGTGGCCGTGCCCGGTGGCGTCGTGTTTCATCTGGCGCTCGTTCTCCTCGTGGTGACTCTGGGGCCGTCCTCGGTCTCCTCGCTGTCGCTCGCGTCGGTCTCGGTCCCGGTCGGCGGCGTCACCGTACTCGTTGGTGTGACGCTCGTCGGCGGGATGGTCGTCGGTCTCCTCGTGGCGTCGCTCCCTGTGGTGTCGATTAGCCATCTCTGAAACCCCCAACGGGGATTGGGCGAGCGCATCCTTAGACGTGCTGGCGGGTTCGAGAATCGTCGTCCAGCCACGCCACAGAAACAGTATTCGGTGCCTCGAAAGCCCTCACGCACCTCGCGGTCGCTCACCGGAATATTTCGCGCGCAGAACTGCGCGCGAAATAGGGCCACGCTGAGACGACCGAGGTGAACACCGGAAGACAAACCCCGTCTTCCGAGGTCACACTCACTCCGTTCGCGTGACCGCAAGGCGCGTTCGCCCTTTCAGTCCGCCAAGGACGTGGTTTCTCGCGCCGGGCGACACAAGGGTTGAGAACACGTTTGAACGCTACCCCCGCAGTGTGCTGGACCACTCTCGGAGAATTGGACGGCCCGCGTTCTCACCAGTTGGAATCCCGCGACAAGTTTTTTCTATCAGCCTCGCGCATGGTTCTTTGTATGAACGAAACCTACGTGCGGCTGGTTTGCCCCGAGTGTGGCAAGGATTGGGAGGAGTCGCCCGACGACCTCCCGTCACACGACGAGCAGTTCAACTGCCCGAACTGCCACGCCACGCGCCGGACCGCCGAGTTCACGCGGACCGAACACGACTTGGAGACGCTCAAGCAGTTCCA
This genomic window contains:
- the trxB gene encoding thioredoxin-disulfide reductase gives rise to the protein MSEHPHVEIYCKEECPYCEKAKDLFDSKGVEYETYNVTGDDERFDEMVERANGRQTAPEVFIDDELVGGWDDTQALDESGELDEKLGIAAPDGGVEHRKLIISGSGIAGLTAAIYAARSNNDPLVLEGDEPGGQLTLTTDVENYPGFPEGISGPDLINNMKEQAQRFGAEVKNGVIEEVDDSSRPYRVELSNGDVYTADAFIAASGASARTLGIPGEDDLMGYGVSTCATCDGAFFRDEEMLVVGGGDAAMEEANFLTKFASKVYLVHRREEFRAEDYWIDRVQEKVEEGEIEIVRNAEVTEIHGSVEEGVDTVDLVRNPEGYPTDKLDDPETEEFEMDVGAVFLAIGHTPNTDYLEDTAVEMDDAGYIQTEGGKGGGQTKTGVPGIFGAGDVVDYHYQQAVTAAGMGCKAALDADDYLETAELETEETATEAAAGDD
- a CDS encoding DUF357 domain-containing protein gives rise to the protein MAADLEEKTDRYEGLLAEALDAAEIAPPDDTPMGESAAECLEMATSYLEDGRHFREQGDPVNALASFSYGHAWLDAGARVGLFDVPREGHLFTV